In Dehalococcoidia bacterium, the following proteins share a genomic window:
- a CDS encoding DUF6125 family protein, producing the protein MPELIDYSGHFKPDLKFEDFSKEALIRLLDEYARIFLATDGYWYSLIKQRHGDDEAMACELIVWDKCYTYDPRRISQAMNIKGNDVAACLKALRLSPGFTMGFFDYTIDLKDPNYAIVTVNRCPSLFYFEREGEGRDFRICHELEQPTFQAHANYFNAAIKVTPLKLPPRKSKDETPCCQWEWKLQQ; encoded by the coding sequence ACCTGAAATTTGAGGATTTTTCCAAGGAAGCTCTCATCAGGCTGCTGGACGAGTATGCCCGAATATTCTTGGCCACTGACGGATACTGGTATTCACTAATAAAACAGAGGCATGGCGATGACGAAGCCATGGCTTGCGAATTGATTGTCTGGGATAAGTGCTACACCTACGATCCCCGGAGAATTTCCCAAGCGATGAACATTAAGGGAAATGATGTAGCCGCCTGCCTGAAGGCACTCCGGCTCAGTCCTGGTTTCACCATGGGGTTCTTCGATTACACTATTGATCTCAAAGATCCGAATTACGCCATTGTGACGGTCAACCGCTGTCCCTCCCTCTTCTACTTCGAGAGAGAAGGGGAAGGGAGAGATTTCAGAATTTGCCACGAACTGGAACAACCCACGTTCCAGGCCCATGCCAACTATTTCAATGCCGCCATAAAAGTGACGCCACTCAAGTTGCCTCCCCGCAAGAGCAAGGATGAAACTCCTTGTTGCCAATGGGAATGGAAGCTTCAACAGTAA